A window from Exiguobacterium marinum DSM 16307 encodes these proteins:
- a CDS encoding potassium channel family protein, giving the protein MTGEFAVIGLGRFGGSIVRELSSNGYDVLAIDSDEERVNEFMGLATHAVIADTTDENVLKSLGIRNFEHVIVAIGENIQASILTTLILKELGVQIITVKATNDYHEKVLRRIGADNIVHPERDMGVRIANGLMSQSILDYLELSNEHSIVEIKASDKLSNKSLIDLDLRAKYGVNIVAVRRDDDVLISPQADEMILSEDILIIIGKDTDLDRLERTLRSK; this is encoded by the coding sequence ATGACAGGTGAATTTGCAGTCATCGGATTAGGACGGTTTGGTGGGTCGATCGTCCGTGAATTGTCTTCAAACGGATACGACGTCCTCGCCATCGATTCCGATGAAGAACGCGTCAACGAGTTTATGGGGTTGGCCACTCATGCCGTTATTGCCGATACGACCGATGAGAACGTATTGAAAAGTTTGGGGATTCGTAACTTTGAACATGTCATTGTCGCAATCGGAGAAAACATTCAAGCTTCGATTTTGACGACGTTAATATTAAAAGAGCTCGGTGTACAAATCATCACGGTGAAAGCGACAAACGATTACCATGAAAAAGTCCTTCGTCGAATTGGGGCAGACAACATCGTCCACCCAGAACGCGATATGGGCGTTCGAATTGCAAATGGATTGATGAGCCAAAGTATTCTCGACTATCTTGAGTTATCGAATGAACACTCGATTGTTGAAATCAAAGCGTCTGATAAGTTGTCGAACAAATCTCTTATTGATTTGGACTTACGGGCGAAATACGGGGTGAACATTGTTGCCGTTCGTCGCGATGATGATGTCCTCATTTCTCCGCAGGCGGATGAAATGATTTTATCAGAAGATATTTTGATCATCATTGGTAAAGATACTGATCTAGATAGACTCGAGCGGACGTTACGTTCGAAATAA
- a CDS encoding cytochrome d ubiquinol oxidase subunit II, which translates to MQIQELGIAVLWTFLYGYLIVASIDFGAGFFAFYSRYTKRDHLVNRLVKRYLSPTWEVTNVFFVFFFVGIVGFFPDTAYYYGTALLVPASVVLILLAIRGSFYAFANYGSKESTLYVFLYGATGLLIPASMSTVLTVSQGGFITETENGVIFDAAKLFTNFYSWTVVILAIVSVLYISAMFLLFYADKARDRDAVELVRKWALFWSVPTIIASGLVFFGLKSQAAWHYESILGGNWWWFAMSFLFFVIAVSFVYMKRNYGIAFLMVMGQFFMAWFGYGYSHLPYILYPYIDINGSVVNESMAVALVIVFILGLLLLVPALYLLLRLFLFDNDYVRGKRSSGKA; encoded by the coding sequence ATGCAAATTCAAGAATTAGGGATTGCCGTCTTATGGACGTTCTTGTACGGCTATCTCATCGTCGCATCGATTGACTTCGGTGCAGGATTCTTCGCCTTTTATAGCCGCTATACGAAACGCGACCATCTAGTGAACCGACTCGTCAAGCGGTATTTGTCCCCGACATGGGAAGTCACGAACGTATTTTTTGTCTTCTTCTTTGTCGGAATTGTTGGATTCTTCCCTGACACGGCTTACTATTATGGGACGGCGCTACTCGTTCCGGCATCTGTAGTTTTAATCTTGCTTGCGATTCGTGGTAGCTTTTATGCGTTTGCGAACTACGGGTCGAAAGAAAGTACGCTTTATGTATTCCTTTACGGGGCGACCGGGTTACTCATCCCAGCTTCGATGTCGACAGTATTGACGGTCAGTCAAGGTGGTTTTATCACCGAAACGGAAAATGGAGTCATCTTTGACGCGGCGAAGTTGTTTACCAACTTCTACTCGTGGACAGTCGTCATTTTAGCAATTGTCTCGGTTCTATATATTAGCGCCATGTTCCTTTTGTTCTATGCGGACAAAGCACGTGATCGAGATGCGGTCGAACTCGTCAGAAAATGGGCTCTCTTTTGGAGTGTACCGACGATTATTGCTTCAGGGCTTGTCTTCTTCGGCTTGAAGTCGCAGGCGGCTTGGCACTATGAAAGTATTCTAGGAGGAAACTGGTGGTGGTTCGCGATGAGCTTCCTCTTCTTCGTCATCGCCGTCTCCTTCGTTTATATGAAACGGAACTACGGTATTGCTTTCCTGATGGTTATGGGACAATTTTTCATGGCTTGGTTCGGATACGGATATTCGCACTTGCCGTATATCTTGTATCCGTACATCGATATCAATGGAAGTGTCGTCAACGAGTCGATGGCGGTGGCGCTCGTCATCGTATTCATCTTAGGATTGCTCCTTCTCGTTCCGGCGCTCTATCTCTTGCTTCGTTTGTTCTTGTTCGACAACGACTACGTACGAGGGAAACGCTCGAGTGGAAAAGCATAA
- a CDS encoding cytochrome ubiquinol oxidase subunit I, whose product MFQDPVLMSRALTALTLGFHVIFATLGVGVPLLILLAEFLGIRKKDPKYTLMARRWSRGYVVTVAVGVVTGTAIGLQLSLLWPNLMRVAGQTIALPLFMETFAFFFEAIFLGIYLYTWDRFKNPWHHMLLGIPVAVGALFSGFFITTVNSFMNQPVGFDIVDGRLANVSPLEAMFSPAMPTKMAHVLTSAILTSAFILAAIAAVQLLRQRRNQLDKMSIEYHKKGLRLTMTVALIFAIATALVGDFSGKYLAQYQPDKLAAAEWHFETSSEAELILGGWLEDDGEGGYEVRGALKIPYALSILAGGVPNYEVTGLDEFVKEDQPPLFVHYLFDAMVGIGMLLALISFLFVLGRYIKRLNQFSKPMLFAIAAGGPLAMAAIEFGWFFAEFGRQPWALYELMRTSDAATTSANVGWMLVAFAILYAVLGTVTVVVLSRLFKENPVGKELKQSEHRGEAMFADEV is encoded by the coding sequence ATGTTTCAAGATCCTGTCCTGATGAGCCGGGCATTGACGGCACTCACATTAGGGTTTCATGTGATTTTTGCCACACTCGGCGTCGGGGTTCCACTTTTAATCTTATTGGCAGAATTTTTAGGGATTCGTAAAAAAGATCCGAAATACACGCTCATGGCTCGACGATGGTCACGTGGCTATGTCGTGACGGTAGCGGTCGGTGTTGTGACGGGTACGGCAATCGGTCTACAGCTTTCTCTATTATGGCCGAATTTGATGCGCGTCGCGGGTCAAACGATTGCGCTCCCGCTGTTCATGGAGACGTTCGCGTTCTTCTTTGAAGCGATTTTCCTCGGGATTTATTTGTACACGTGGGATCGCTTTAAAAATCCGTGGCACCACATGCTTCTCGGCATTCCGGTAGCGGTAGGTGCATTGTTCTCAGGATTTTTCATCACAACGGTAAACAGTTTTATGAACCAACCTGTAGGGTTTGATATTGTCGACGGTCGTTTGGCGAACGTTAGTCCCCTTGAGGCGATGTTCAGTCCGGCGATGCCGACGAAGATGGCTCATGTGCTGACGTCTGCGATTTTAACATCTGCGTTCATCCTAGCAGCGATCGCAGCCGTACAATTGTTGCGTCAACGTCGTAATCAACTCGACAAGATGTCGATCGAGTACCACAAAAAAGGTCTTCGTTTGACGATGACAGTCGCACTGATTTTTGCGATTGCGACAGCGCTTGTTGGTGATTTCTCAGGTAAATATTTGGCTCAATATCAACCGGATAAATTAGCGGCAGCAGAATGGCACTTTGAAACCTCCTCCGAGGCAGAATTGATTCTCGGTGGTTGGTTAGAAGATGACGGTGAAGGCGGATATGAAGTCCGAGGGGCTTTGAAGATTCCTTATGCACTTTCTATTCTCGCTGGTGGTGTCCCGAACTATGAGGTGACAGGTCTAGATGAATTCGTAAAAGAAGACCAGCCGCCGCTCTTTGTTCACTACTTGTTTGATGCGATGGTCGGAATCGGGATGCTTCTCGCGCTCATCTCTTTCCTATTCGTACTAGGGCGCTATATTAAGCGATTGAACCAGTTCAGTAAACCGATGCTCTTTGCGATTGCAGCCGGCGGACCGCTTGCGATGGCAGCGATTGAATTTGGATGGTTCTTCGCTGAGTTTGGTCGCCAACCTTGGGCGCTTTACGAGTTGATGCGCACGAGTGATGCAGCTACGACATCGGCAAATGTCGGTTGGATGCTTGTCGCTTTCGCGATCCTCTACGCGGTACTTGGAACAGTCACGGTAGTCGTTCTATCACGCCTGTTCAAAGAGAACCCAGTAGGGAAAGAACTAAAACAATCCGAACATCGTGGTGAAGCGATGTTTGCGGATGAAGTGTGA
- a CDS encoding N-acetyldiaminopimelate deacetylase, with product MNWAIEARRQLHLIPEVGYEEFKTQATLEQLIRSLDSPRVQITHWRTGLFVRVDGLVGEKTIGYRADMDGLPITEETDLEFASIHEGMMHACGHDVHMSIALGLIKRAVEVPFNHHLVIFFQPAEEGPGGAEPMAKSELFYHFRPDALFGLHVAPEYPVGMVASRPGVLFASARELHMTIHGKGGHGAFPHAGIDAVIVQAALIMQLQTIVSRNIDPMGSAVVSIGKVAAGTKENIIADTAKLDGTVRALSDKEMVVLESRIRQVIAGVEMTYNVQIDLEFGNRYHEVVNDERYLYQFEEAVEEVGYSYKTCVPAMTGEDFGYMLKQVPGFMVWLGVNDMGSGLHQSTLNPDERAIEVAIDLFDHYFRTVMIQ from the coding sequence ATGAATTGGGCAATCGAAGCGAGAAGACAACTACATTTAATTCCAGAGGTCGGGTATGAAGAGTTCAAAACACAAGCGACTCTTGAACAATTGATTCGTTCGCTCGATTCACCACGTGTTCAGATCACGCATTGGCGGACGGGGCTCTTTGTACGTGTAGATGGACTTGTCGGTGAAAAGACGATTGGATATCGGGCTGATATGGATGGGTTACCCATTACGGAAGAGACAGATTTAGAATTTGCATCGATTCATGAAGGGATGATGCATGCGTGCGGTCATGACGTCCATATGTCCATCGCGCTCGGATTGATTAAACGTGCCGTCGAAGTACCGTTTAATCATCATCTCGTCATCTTCTTCCAACCTGCTGAAGAAGGACCGGGGGGAGCGGAACCGATGGCGAAATCTGAGTTGTTCTATCACTTTCGTCCAGATGCGTTATTCGGCTTACATGTCGCTCCTGAATATCCGGTCGGGATGGTAGCTTCAAGACCCGGTGTGCTATTTGCAAGCGCGCGCGAGCTCCATATGACGATTCATGGTAAAGGAGGGCATGGCGCCTTTCCTCATGCTGGGATTGATGCTGTCATCGTTCAAGCTGCGCTCATCATGCAACTGCAAACAATCGTGTCACGGAACATCGACCCGATGGGAAGTGCGGTCGTCAGCATCGGAAAGGTCGCGGCCGGGACGAAAGAGAATATCATTGCTGATACGGCTAAATTGGATGGAACGGTACGAGCATTGTCTGATAAAGAAATGGTCGTGCTCGAGAGTCGGATTCGTCAAGTCATCGCTGGGGTTGAGATGACGTATAACGTTCAAATTGATCTTGAATTCGGGAATCGCTACCATGAGGTCGTCAACGATGAGCGTTATCTCTATCAATTCGAAGAAGCGGTCGAAGAGGTGGGCTATTCGTATAAGACTTGCGTACCAGCCATGACGGGCGAAGATTTCGGATATATGCTGAAGCAAGTCCCGGGCTTCATGGTTTGGTTAGGGGTAAACGACATGGGGTCGGGTCTCCATCAATCGACACTCAATCCGGATGAACGTGCGATAGAAGTTGCCATTGATTTATTTGATCACTACTTCCGTACAGTCATGATTCAATAA